CAAGGGGTTGTAAAAGCTCTGCCCCACGATAAACACGCATGTTGCCACCTGAAATTTCATCAATCAAAACAATTTGCGATGGATTATCTTCTGCATAACCAAATTCCAATTTAATATCATACAAATCCAAACCTTTAGCTTCTAAATCCTCTTTAATCATCTTGGTAATCGCCCGATTTAACAACACTAAACGATTGTATTGTTCCACCGTCATAATATTCAAAGCCACAAGCGCATCGGGCGTCACTAACGGGTCTTGCCGCGCATCATCCTTTAAAGTCATCTCCATATAAAAATCAAGCGGCTGCCCATCTTCAATATAAGCCCCATAACGACGAATAAATGACCCCGTTGCCTTAAAGCGTGTTATCACTTCCAAACCCAAGCCAAATACTTTCATCGGTTTAACCACCATGGTTTGCTCAGGGATATTGGAAGAGACAAAATGCGTTGCAACCCCGGCTTGATTTAACTTTTCAAAAAAATAAGTCGACATCGCCAAATTCAACTGCCCCATCCCTTCAATCGATAAGCCCACTTGATTGGCACCCGGATCAAATTGACCATCAGTCCCGGTCACATCATCCTTGAATTTCAAAGTCAACAAATCATCTGTTTGATAGATATCTTTGGTTTTACCTTGATAAATTAACTTCATTTTGCACTCCCTTTTAAAATAACTGCCGCCACGCCTGCAAAAAGTCTGAACGCAACACCTCCGAAACCCCAGCTTGCGTCAAAGTAAAATGCCCCATCTTACGCTGCTCTTTGGCTTCACCCTTATCATACACATGCACCATCGCTTCCGGAAACGCCTCTATCACCGCCTCAATTTGCGGCATATGTTGACCCAATATATTCACCATCAAACTATCTTCCCACAAATAAATATCTCTGATAGGACGACCCGTTATCGCTAAAATATGTTGATCAAACTGCGATACATTGCAACCTTCCATCGAATAATGTCCCGAGTTATGCGGTCGCGGAGCCAACTCATTGGCCACAATGTCCCCATCTTGCGTCACAAAAAATTCAATGCCACACACGCCTACCAAATGCCCGGCTTCAGCAATTACCGTCGCTTGATCCACAATTTTGGCTAAAACAGCCGCATCAAAATCACCTGTCACTAACGACGTACACAAGACCCCATGAATATGCTCATTCACACTTGGCGGAAACACTTTAACCGCCCCCTGCAAATCGCGGGCCACGATAACCGACACCTCATAAGCAAATTCACAAAACGCTTCCAAAATGAGTGGTTGCTTAGCTAAACTAGCCTCAATCGCATCCCAATCCGCTTGGCCATCCAACAAAAACTGCCCCTTGCCGTCGTAACCCCAGCGCGTTGTCTTTAAAACCCCACGATCCTCACGACTTAAATCCTCTTTTGAATAAATACCTCTGAACGACACCGTCGGTACTCCAATGGCATTCAACCAGTTTTTTTCCTTAAGCCGATCTTGGGAGGTTAACAACAAGTGTGTGCCTTGGGGCAAATAACTATTAGCCGCTAAGCGATCTAATAAAGTCCCATCAATATTTTCAAATTCATAGGTGACAACATCTACCGATTGGACAAAAGCCAACAACTGATCATGATCTGAAAAATCAGCAACGGTATAGCTGTTAGCCACCGCAAAGCCACATGATTGGGGGTTGGGATCATACATCGCTACCCGATAGCCCATTTTTTGAGCCGATTGCGCAAGCATTTTGCCTAACTGGCCCGCCCCTATGATCCCAATCGTCGCGCCAGGTAAAAGTACGTTAGTCATACAACTGATCACTACTTTCTAAAGCGGCTAAATGTTGTCTTTCTTGAAAGTCTGTTAAGGCTAATTCAACCTCGACTTGTGTCACCGCTAAAATTCTGGCTGCCATTAAAGCAGCGTTTTTTGCTCCTGCAGGTCCAATCGCCATCGTGGCTACCGGTACGCCGGCAGGCATTTGAACAATCGAAAGGAGCGAATCTTGTCCACTTAAAGCACTCGATTTAATTGGGACCCCAATGACGGGTAAAGTGGTACTTGAAGCAATCATCCCCGGTAAGTGGGCCGCACCACCAGCCCCGGCAATGATGACTTTATAGCCTTCTTTACGCGCTGTTTCCGCAAAATTCAACATTTCATTTGGCATCCGATGTGCTGATATCACTTGGCGATCATGCGTAATACCTAATTCATCTAGGATTTCACTCGCACCACGCATTTGCTCCCAATCCGAAATACTACCCATAATGACGGCTACATCTGCTTGTTGTCGCATTTAATCCTCTCCTTTAAGTTGGCGATGACAGCCAATATCTGGTCGATAGAAGGTATCGACTGTTTCTATCTTTTCAATAGTTGCATAGGCTTTTGTTCGTGCTTCCTCTAAATCGTGTCCACTAGCTACCGCCATTAAAATCCGACCTCCACTGGAGTATAGCTGGTCGCTAGTCCCACTGACACCTGCAAAGACAATTTGCGGTAATAATTCACTAGGTATGGCAACAGGGATCTTTTTCACATAATCCCCTGGATAACCTTGGGCAGCTAACACAATCCCCAGCAGGGTTTGACTAGCGATATTTATTTGAAGGGGTTGTTGGTTTAAATGGGCGGTTACAATTTCATAAAAATCGGTGGTCAGGGTCGGTAGTAAAACTTGTGTTTCAGGGTCGCCGAGGCGAGTGTTGAACTCGATGACTTTAGGGCCGCTGGCGGTCATGATTAGGCCTGAATATAAAACGCCGGTAAAGGGTGTGCCTTGGGCGACCATTTGTTGGGCCACAGGTTTCACAACGGTGTCAATCACTTGCTGGTTCAGAGCGTCGTCCACCCACGGGACAGGCGCAAAAGCCCCCATACCTCCGGTATTGAGCCCCGTATCGTTGGCGGCAACTCGTTTGTAATCACACGCACTGCCCAGAGCGAGAATGTGTTCCTCATTGACTAGGCTAAAGTGAGAAAACTCTGTACCTACCAAAAATTCTTCGATTAAAACGGCTTTTTGATTGTGTAGCATCATTTGGTCAAGGGTCAAGTGTGCTTCGTCCATGCTTTCAGGAATAACCACGCCCTTACCAGCCATTAAACCATCGGCTTTAATGACAAAAGGTAGCCCTAAATCTTGACAGTAGGTTTTGGCTTGGGTAATTTGGTCGGCGGTAAAATAGTGATATTGAGCCGTTTGAACACCGGCTTCAGCCATCACCTTTTTAGCAAACCATTTAGAATTTTCCAGTTGGGCGGCTTCTTTGGTCGGTCCGACGATAGCGAGCTTTTCTTGGTTAAAATAATCCACGATACCTGTTTCGAGCGGTTGTTCGGGACCAACAAAAGTTAAGGCAATGTCATTTTCCTTAACAAATGCAGCTAATTGCTCGAATGCTTGGATGTTGATGTCAACACATTCGATGGGGGTCGCGTGCTTGGCGTTATCTAATTCCATGCCGGGGTTGCCAGGCGCGACGAATACTTTTTCAACCTTTTGACTGTCTCTAAAAGCCCGTGCAATCGCGTGTTCACGCCCACCGGAACCAATCACCAATATTTTTTTGTTCATGGTTTAATTAGTCACCTTTCTTAATGTCTAAAATGACGGATGCCCGTTGTAACCATAGCCATATCAGCTTGATCGCAGACAGCAACCGAATCTTCATCGTGAATCGAACCACCAGGTTGAATAATGGCTGTAATCCCATGTTGGTGAGCTAATTCAGCCGTATCCGCCATCGGTAGAAAGGCATCACTCGCCATAACAAACACATCATTTCTTAAGTCCGCCGCCTTTTCTTCGGCTTGTTTTAACGCAATTTCAGCAGCACCGACACGATTCATTTGACCCGCGCCAATACCTAAAGTCATATAGTCATTGGTGACCACAATGGCATTACTCATAACATGTTTGACCACTTTCATACCAAAATTCATGGCCGCTTGTTCTTTAGCGGTTGGTTGACGTTTAGTCGGCGTGTCCCAAGTTGTAGGCATCGTTTGATAACTATCCTTAACGAGTTCATCAGAAGCATCCGCATCTTGAACTAATAAGCCTCCTGTAACCGACACATATTCTTCTTGATAACTGTCTTCTGCTTGCGTAAAATCAACGGTTAATAACCGTAAATTTTTCTTACGTTGTAAGTGAGTGAAGGCATCGGCTTCAAATTCTGGCGCAATAATAATTTCTAAGAAAATATCACTGAAGCGCTTGGCTAAGGCAAGCGTTACGGGACGATTTACCACCACAATCCCACCATAAATAGAGACGGAATCTGCTTGGTAGCAACGCTCAAAAGCTGTTTCAATCGTATCGGCTACCGCTACCCCACATGGATTCATGTGTTTGAGTGCGACAGCAACAGGTTCGGTGAATTCACGCGCAATTTTTATGGCAGCATCCGCATCTTTTAAGTTGTTATAAGACAAGGCTTTGCCATGCAGTTGTTGGGCAGCGCCAATGGAAAAAGCAGGGGGATTGATTTGTTTATAAAAACTAGCACTTTGATGGCCATTCTCACCATAACGTAAGCTTTGACGGTCTGAAAAAGTGAGCGTTTTATGTTCCCATGGATGGGATTCAAAGTCAGTCGTTTGATTGAATTGAGTCAGGTAATCAGCAATTAAAGTGTCATAATGTGAGGTTAACTGGAAGACTTTAGCAGCTAAATATTGTCTAAATTCAAAGTTCGTTTGCCCTTTAGTTTCTAGTTGATTGATAAAGGTAGCGTAGTCCGCAGGGTCGGTAACGACCGTTACACTTTGATAATTTTTAGCGGCTGAGCGTAGCATCGATGGTCCACCGATGTCAATGTTTTCAATCGCATCAGCTAAAGTGACCTCTTTTTTTGTAATGGTTTCTTTGAAGGGATATAAATTAACAATCACATAATCAATCAGACGGATATGGTGGTTTTTAGCAGCTTCCATATGGGCTGGGTTATTTCTTAAAGCCAATAAACCTCCATGAATTTTTGGATGTAAGGTTTTCACCCGTCCATCCATCATTTCAGG
This window of the Fundicoccus culcitae genome carries:
- the purE gene encoding 5-(carboxyamino)imidazole ribonucleotide mutase, yielding MRQQADVAVIMGSISDWEQMRGASEILDELGITHDRQVISAHRMPNEMLNFAETARKEGYKVIIAGAGGAAHLPGMIASSTTLPVIGVPIKSSALSGQDSLLSIVQMPAGVPVATMAIGPAGAKNAALMAARILAVTQVEVELALTDFQERQHLAALESSDQLYD
- the purD gene encoding phosphoribosylamine--glycine ligase; translated protein: MNKKILVIGSGGREHAIARAFRDSQKVEKVFVAPGNPGMELDNAKHATPIECVDINIQAFEQLAAFVKENDIALTFVGPEQPLETGIVDYFNQEKLAIVGPTKEAAQLENSKWFAKKVMAEAGVQTAQYHYFTADQITQAKTYCQDLGLPFVIKADGLMAGKGVVIPESMDEAHLTLDQMMLHNQKAVLIEEFLVGTEFSHFSLVNEEHILALGSACDYKRVAANDTGLNTGGMGAFAPVPWVDDALNQQVIDTVVKPVAQQMVAQGTPFTGVLYSGLIMTASGPKVIEFNTRLGDPETQVLLPTLTTDFYEIVTAHLNQQPLQINIASQTLLGIVLAAQGYPGDYVKKIPVAIPSELLPQIVFAGVSGTSDQLYSSGGRILMAVASGHDLEEARTKAYATIEKIETVDTFYRPDIGCHRQLKGED
- the purH gene encoding bifunctional phosphoribosylaminoimidazolecarboxamide formyltransferase/IMP cyclohydrolase, which encodes MTQYALLSVSDKTNILEVAKALNNQGIKLLSTGGTYKTIEASGLPVESVDHYTGFPEMMDGRVKTLHPKIHGGLLALRNNPAHMEAAKNHHIRLIDYVIVNLYPFKETITKKEVTLADAIENIDIGGPSMLRSAAKNYQSVTVVTDPADYATFINQLETKGQTNFEFRQYLAAKVFQLTSHYDTLIADYLTQFNQTTDFESHPWEHKTLTFSDRQSLRYGENGHQSASFYKQINPPAFSIGAAQQLHGKALSYNNLKDADAAIKIAREFTEPVAVALKHMNPCGVAVADTIETAFERCYQADSVSIYGGIVVVNRPVTLALAKRFSDIFLEIIIAPEFEADAFTHLQRKKNLRLLTVDFTQAEDSYQEEYVSVTGGLLVQDADASDELVKDSYQTMPTTWDTPTKRQPTAKEQAAMNFGMKVVKHVMSNAIVVTNDYMTLGIGAGQMNRVGAAEIALKQAEEKAADLRNDVFVMASDAFLPMADTAELAHQHGITAIIQPGGSIHDEDSVAVCDQADMAMVTTGIRHFRH
- a CDS encoding phosphoribosylaminoimidazolesuccinocarboxamide synthase, whose amino-acid sequence is MKLIYQGKTKDIYQTDDLLTLKFKDDVTGTDGQFDPGANQVGLSIEGMGQLNLAMSTYFFEKLNQAGVATHFVSSNIPEQTMVVKPMKVFGLGLEVITRFKATGSFIRRYGAYIEDGQPLDFYMEMTLKDDARQDPLVTPDALVALNIMTVEQYNRLVLLNRAITKMIKEDLEAKGLDLYDIKLEFGYAEDNPSQIVLIDEISGGNMRVYRGAELLQPLELAGYYTRD
- the purK gene encoding 5-(carboxyamino)imidazole ribonucleotide synthase, which codes for MTNVLLPGATIGIIGAGQLGKMLAQSAQKMGYRVAMYDPNPQSCGFAVANSYTVADFSDHDQLLAFVQSVDVVTYEFENIDGTLLDRLAANSYLPQGTHLLLTSQDRLKEKNWLNAIGVPTVSFRGIYSKEDLSREDRGVLKTTRWGYDGKGQFLLDGQADWDAIEASLAKQPLILEAFCEFAYEVSVIVARDLQGAVKVFPPSVNEHIHGVLCTSLVTGDFDAAVLAKIVDQATVIAEAGHLVGVCGIEFFVTQDGDIVANELAPRPHNSGHYSMEGCNVSQFDQHILAITGRPIRDIYLWEDSLMVNILGQHMPQIEAVIEAFPEAMVHVYDKGEAKEQRKMGHFTLTQAGVSEVLRSDFLQAWRQLF